The DNA region TTCGCCCGCGAGACTAACTTGCAAGACGAACTTAATTTAATCAACCTCAATGTTGTATCGTCCGTTCATCTTGCTAAGCGAGTAGTAAAAGATATGGTGGAGCGTGGCAAAGGAAGAATTTTGTTTACCTCATCAATCGCAGCGCTGATGCCTGAACCTTTTGAGGCAGTTTATGCGGCATCTAAAGCGTTTGTGCATTCGTTTACTGAGGGATTGCGCAACGAGCTAAAAGACACAGGCGTTACTGTAACTTCCCTCATGCCTGAACCAACTGATACTAACTTCTTCCATCGCGCTGGTATGGATGACACTAGAGCAGGTGCGAGCAAAAAGGACGATCCGGCTGAGATTGCTAAGCAAGGGTTTGAGGCACTAATGGCGGGTAAGGATTCTATTATCGCTGGTGCAGTGATGACCAAGATTCAAGGCAATGTCAGTAAAGTCTTACCGGATAATATCGCGGCTGAGTAGCACCGCCAGCTAACTAAGCCTGGCTCAGCATGATTGTTATTACTCAGTAGATCGGTTGCAAATCCCCCATAAGTGGGGGACTTAAACTTCAGAATCCCCCAGAATTGGGAGCAGGGGCGTAAGGGATCTATGTAGGAAGTCTAACAAACCTTGTGTATGAATTGCAGATACCCTTTGAAACTCAGAGTTAGGCAAAATTGACTAAAGAGCGGAAAACCTCCGCCCAGAACCTATTATGTAATTTCACGCACTTAAAAATACTGAAGTTTCCGTATTTATACGCAGAAAGCTTTATTTGTCTAGCAGTGAATTTATCAAGCTTAAAGTACTGAATTAAGAGGCCGCCTTGAATCAAATAATCACAAATTATTTAATCGCTGAAAGCTTCTTTGATACTATCGATAGTACGTTCAACAGCATTTTTAGTGTTATCTACTGCTTTTTGAGTGCGAGCCGCGTCTTCTTCTGCTCTTTTCTCAATACGAGCCGCGTCTTTTTTTGCTCTGCGTTCAACGAAATTACCATCACCGTCGGTTGCTTCTTCTACACGCTTAGCATTTTTCTTTGCTGTTTCTTCAACGCGATCTGCGGTATCTCGAATGAAGCCCTTAGCACGTCCAGCATCTTCTTGTACTTTTTCTTGTGCTTGATCTCCTAGATCGGCTGCGATTAAGGTTGCATGAGGAGCCGCGATCGCATCAGTATTTAAGAAAGCACCCTGCCAAACAAAGGTGATCGCAGCGAGAAATAGCAAGGTTGCTATTGTGCGTCCTACTGCAGCAAGCTGTTTTGTGAAGTAACTTAGTTTCATAGAATACAATTCCATTAAATTTGGCATCCTAGTTTTACTTCATTTGGCTCGTCGCCTAAATCGCGCTCTAGATAGAGGTTTTCCTATAATAGGTTGTTATGCAAGTTCACTCTTTTGATAGACCAAGAGAATTGCAAATAACAAGTTTATAACTTGCGCAATCTTAGTGGTTTAATCAGAACCAAGACTTAGGGGGCTTCCCCCAAACCCCCTCCAAAAAAGCGGCTACTCATGAAGCATTGATTGTTCTGGGTAGCTGCTGCGTAAGTCCTGAAGTTAATAAATGACGGCAAGAAGCATTAATACAAATTGCAGATTTTTTTGAGCAGCAAAACACGGAGAACACTACAACATGGATGTTAAAGCAGCAGTTGCTTTTGAAGCTGATAAACCATTGTCGATTGAAACGGTACAACTTGAAGGACCCAAAGCAGGAGAAGTCTTAGTCGAGATCAAAGCGACTGGAATATGTCATACTGATGCTTTCACGCTTTCTGGCGCCGATCCTGAAGGTTTATTTCCAGCAATTTTAGGGCATGAAGGTGCGGGTGTTGTTGTTGAGGTGGGTGCAGGAGTGACTAGCCTCAAAGGTGGCGATCGCGTTATTCCGCTCTATACTCCAGAGTGCCGCCAGTGCGAATATTGTCTCAGTCGCAAAACAAATCTTTGTCAAGCTATCCGCCCAACGCAAGGGCGTGGTGTGATGCCAGATGGGACAAGCCGCTTTTCGCTTGATGGCACGATGCTCCACCACTACATGGGAACCTCCACTTTTGCTAATTATACAATTTTGCCAGAAATTGCGGTAGCTAAAATTCGCGAAGATGCTCCCTTTGATAAAGTGTGTTACATCGGTTGCGGGGTGACGACTGGTATTGGAGCGGTGATTTATACTGCCAAAGTTGAGCCAGGGGCAAAAGTCATCGTTTTTGGACTAGGGGGCATTGGTTTGAATGTCATTCAAGGTGCTCGCATGGTGGGAGCCGAAATGATTGTCGGCGTGGATATTAATCCGAGTAAGCGAGCCTTAGCTGAAAAATTCGGGATGACGCACTTTGTTAATCCGAAAGAAGTTGAAGGTGATTTGGTACCCTATCTAGTTGATCTCACAAAGGGTGGTGCTGATTATACTTTTGAATGCATTGGCAACGTGAATGTCATGCGTCAAGCATTAGAGTGCTGTCACAAAGGCTGGGGCGTCAGTGTGATTATTGGTGTCGCTGCTGCTGGTCAAGAAATTTGTACTCGTCCTTTTCAATTAGTGACGGGACGTGTTTGGAAAGGTTCGGCATTTGGCGGCGCTAGAGGGCGCACCGATGTCCCCAAAATAGTTGATTGGTATATGGAAGGCAAAATCAACATTGATGACTTGATTACGCACACTATGCCATTAGAACGGATTAATGACGCGTTTGATTTAATGCATAAAGGCGAATCGATCCGCAGTGTGGTAACATTTTAGTTAAAAGCTAAAAAATTTAGGAGGACTAATTAATATTCCTCCTAAGTTGTTAAATTTTTTAATGTTGGCAAGCTAGTAAAGGATAGTAGGTGTACTAGCAATACGCCTTTACTGCTAGTATTTAGTCCAAAGTCATTTGCAAGACGCATGAACGTCAATCCTGGAAAAAGTTAACTTGAATTAACGTTACCGTTTGCTATTCTTGACTAACACAACCTTGCGACTTGTGTTAAAGTGTCAATTACAGATTACATTCGGTTGTGCAGTTTGTTGTTTTCACATCACAGACCTCTCTCCGAATCTAATTCTCTACATCTTTGATTCTGGAGACTTTTATGTCGATTTATGTCGGTAATCTATCTTACCAGGTAGAGCAAGAAGACCTCAAGCAAGTATTTCTTGAATATGGAGACGTTAAGAGCGTACAACTACCTACAGACCGCGAGACAGGGCGCGTAAGAGGTTTTGCTTTTGTTGAAATGGGGACAGAAGCCGAAGAAGCTGCGGCAATTGAAGCACTCGATGGTGCTGAGTGGATGGGGCGCAATCTTAAAGTAAATAAAGCTAAACCCAGAGAAGATAGATCTTCTGGTGGTGGAAGGCGAGGCAACGGTGGTGGCGGATACTCGCGCCGCTACTAGGGTTCGCGACCAACAAATTTTACTCTAAGGTCTTAGGGGCAGACAAAGAGTCTGCCTTTTTTATTATCTATTGGAAAAGAGAATGACCCAAATAATTCTAGGTGAAAACGAAGGCATTGACTCAGCCTTGCGTCGTTTTAAACGACAAGTATCTAAAGCAGGGATTTTCCCAGATATGCGGAAAAACCGTCACTTTGAAACACCAATTGAAAAACGCAAGCGCAAAGAACTTACCAAGCACAAGCAACGCAAGCAAGGAAAGCGTCGTTATTGAAGTCGGTGGAAAAGAAAGCGCGATCGCCGCTTAGTCTAAAATCAGATCGACGCTTATCTCAACCTGTTTGACATGGCTGCATCGCTCAAACTAACAAGTGAATATCGCTGTTTTGATGGTACTGTCGGCTTTTATTGCCATCAGTCGGAAACTTGCAACATTGAAATGCGTTTTGCTGTATACCAACCGCCGCAAGCAAAGTCGGAACGAGTTCCAGTATTGTATTTTCTTTCAGGGTTAACTTGCACCGAAGAAAACTTTATCGTCAAAGCAGGGGCGCAGCGTTACGCAGCTGAATATGGATTAATGTTAGTTGTCCCTGATACTAGCCCCAGGAATACAGGAATTGCAGGCGAAGATGAGGAATGGGACATTGGGACAGGTGCAGGTTTTTATGTTGATGCGACAGAAGTCCCGTGGCGATCTCACTATCAAATGTACAGCTACATCGTGCGCGAATTACCTGCACTAATTGCCGAGAATTTCTCAGTACAACCAGAACAAGGAATTTTCGGTCATTCAATGGGGGGACATGGGGCGCTTGTATGCGCGTTGCGTAACCCCGATCAATACCAGTCTGTTTCTGCGTTTGCGCCAATTGTTGCACCGATGCAGTGTCCTTGGGGTGAAAAAGCTTTTTCGCGTTATTTGGGTACAGATCGCGATAGTTGGCGTACCTATGATGCAACGGAATTAGTACTGAATGCAAATTATCAACGTCCGATACTGATCGATCAAGGTACTGTAGATAAATTTTTAGTCGATCAACTCAAGCTAGAATTATTTGCAAGCGCGTGCGCCAAAGCTAACCAACCGCTAAACTTACGGATGCAACCTGGTTACGACCATAGTTATTACTTTATTGCTACTTTTATAGAAGACCACATTCGTCATCATGCTGCTGCACTGTTGAATTAATTGTTCCTACGTTCGTAGGAGTGAGTGTTATGTCCTCTACACAAGACGAAAATAAGAAGGCGATCGCCACCAAGCGCGGTAAATTACCATCGAAGTGGATTGTTTGGTTAGGCAAGTTTGTTTGGACAAATCTTTGGCATATGATGATGTCAAAGCTAGCGCCACGCGATCGCTCAGGTGCTTACATTCGTCCTAACAGCGAGTTTCGCAACTTTGTAAGTTTAGCACAAGGAAGTTCTTATCCACCAGCAATAGGGCGCTATCAACTTTATGTTGGGATGAGTTGTCCGTGGGCGCATCGGACGCTGGTTGTACGGGCGTTGAAAGGATTGGAAGATGCGATCTCAGTCTCTACCGTGTCTCCTTCACCGCTAGAAGGCGGTTGGATACTTGACAAAGAAGAAAACGGCTGTCGCACCCTAGCGCAAGTGTATCAGCTAGCACAACCTGGATATGCTGGACGTTCTACCGTGCCTGTATTGTGGGATAAAAATACGAAGACGATTGTGAATAACGAGAGTTCTGAAATTATTGCGATGTTGAACTCACAATTCAATCAATTTGCAAAGCATCCCACACGCGATCTTTACCCTGAACAACTGCGCGAAAAAATTGATTGGTGGAATGAGAAAATTTATCATGCAGTTAATAACGGCGTGTACCGTTGTGGTTTTGCACAAACGCAGGAAGCTTATGAACAAGCGTGCAATGAGCTATTTGCTACCCTGAATGAAATTGATACCGCATTAGATTCAAATCGATATCTTTGTGGTGAAAGTGTATCCCTCGCGGATGTGCGTCTATTTACAACATTGTTTCGCTTTGATGTCGTTTACCACGGTTTATTTAAGTGCAACCGTCGCCGAATTCAAGATTATCCCAATCTAGGACCTTACTTGCGCGACTTGTATCAGTTACCAGGCGTGGCTGAAACGTGTGATATAGAAGCAGTCAAGCAAGACTACTACGGTAATTTATTTCCCCTCAATCCTGGTGGCATTATTCCTTGTGGTCCTGAAGTGAGTCTTTTAGAACCACATAGTCGCAAAAAAGTTGGTCACACAAAGATGATAGGTAATTGGTAACTGGTAATTAAACCTCCTGCATGAATGCTTGACGAATAAATTCGCAGCCAAACAAAAGACAATCTGGCATCGCTGAATCAATGTATGAATCGTTAAGCAACCGCACTTGTATAAGTTTCCTAAATCCCCTACAAGTGAGGGACTTTGAAAAATTTGATTCCCCCAGAATTGAGATAAGGGAACAAATCATACTCCTATTCAGCTTCAGCAACATCAGACAATCTACCAATGTGAACTTATTGATAAAAGTCTTGCTTCAGTGTAAGAAAGTACACTTTGCTTAAATACCCCCTGACTTCAGTCAGAGGCGTTTGTGATTCATACAAGAAATCTGTTGGTATTTTTAACTTTATAAATAAGTATTGTCTAGTTCACTAACCACTAACTACTGACACTAAGATGGGTTGAATTACAGATTGTATAACGTTTTGCTTCCTGCTCAGTTTAGACTTTTATTTATTGATTAAATTAATTGCAGTATAGGCTGATACCAAATAATGACACAAACGATTTCAATCAACGACAAGCAGCGTCTGCAACTTGCCCCCTTAGAGATGCCGAATCGCCTGCTATTAGGACCAGGACCATCAAACGCGCATCCTGATGTGTTGCAAGCGATGAATAAAAAGCCTGTAGGACATCTCGATCCCACCTTTTTGGCGCTGATGGATGAAATTCAGTCGCTACTACGTTATGTGTGGCAAACAGAAAATCCCTTGACGATCGCGATCAGTGGAACGGGAACTGCGGCGATGGAAGCCACAATTGCAAATTCAGTAGAACCTGGTGATGTCGTTTTAATCGGTGTCAGTGGTTATTTTGGCAATCGTTTGGTCGATATGGCAGGGCGCTATGGTGCAGATGTCCGCACAATAACCAAACCTTGGGGACAAGTTTTCTCCTTAGAAGAATTGCGAACTGCTGTAGAAACGTATCGCCCAGCAATTTTAGCACTCGTTCATGCCGAAACATCTACAGGTGCAAGGCAACCTTTAGAAGGCGTTGGCGAGTTGTGTCGCGAGTTCAACTGTTTATTACTCGTAGATACTGTCACAAGTCTTGGTGGCGTACCAATTTTTTTAGATGCTTGGGGTGTTGACCTCGCGTATAGTTGTAGCCAGAAAGGTTTAGGATGTCCGCCAGGGGCTTCGCCTTTTACAATGAGTGCAAGGGCAATGGAGAAGTTGCAGCAGCGTCAGAATAAGGTAGCAAACTGGTATCTCGATATGACCTTGTTGAGTAAGTATTGGGGTCAAGAACGCTTTTATCACCACACTGCGCCGATTAATTTATACTACGCCTTGCGGGAGGCTTTGCGTTTAGTTGCCGAAGAAGGATTAGCAAACTGTTGGCAACGCCATCAAAAAAATGTTGAGTACCTCTGGGAAGGATTAGAAGATCTAGGACTAAAGCTACACGTCGAACGCGAGTTTCGATTACCCACTCTTACGACTGTGTGTATTCCCGAAGGTGTTGATGGTAAGGCAGTGGCTCGACAGTTATTAAATGAGTACAATATTGAGATTGGCGGTGGTTTGGGTGAATTAGCTGGTAAAGTTTGGCGTGTAGGATTGATGGGCATTAATAGCCGCAAAGAAAGCGTCGACCAACTTTTAGGGGCTTTACGGCAAGTTTTGCCAAATTAAGATTCACAGGTTGAATACAGGCGTAAAAGCATCTTCGCCTGTATCTCATTTTATCTATCAATTCCAAACTGCAAGCTTATTGAGAGAAAAAACCAACCAGCAAAAGAGGTATGAAAATTAATGCAGACACAATAACAAGGAGAGTCCCTGCATCAACATCAATTTCATTAGCTTCATCCTCATTTCTCTTTGGTATGGGCATCGCGCACCTCCTAAGAGTAAGTATATTAACTTAGGGTAAAGGATACTTGCACATTTCTTAAACCCTAAATAGGTAGAGAATTGTGAAGGTAAGGTGCGATCGCCACAAATCAGCTTAATCTCCTTGGAAATTGATTTGCAGTTAGTATTTTACAATGCTTGGGCAATCTGAATCTATAAAGATTTAGCTAGTCATTGCATGAAATACGATCCTGAAAAACACCATCGCCGATCGATTCGCCTCAAAGGATACGATTACTCTTCAGCAGGTGCCTATTTCATTACAATCTGTACACATCAACGAAGATGTTTGTTTGGAGTAATTAGAAACGGGGTCATGGAGTTAAATGCGTATGGACAAATTGTAGCAGAATGTTGGCAACAAATCCCGCAACATTTTCCCAGGGTTCAATTAGATGCATTTGTGGTAATGCCCAATCACGTTCATGGAATTTTGATGATAACCAATAACGGTAGGGACATGGCAATATCCGATGACGGTAGCATTGCCATGTCCCTACCAGGGTAAATTCGGCAAACCAATTCCAGGATCATTACCCACCATCGTTGGTTCATTCAAATCTGCCGCCACCAAACGCATCAACATTATCCGTAATGCCCCCAAAACCCCTGTTTGGCAACACAATTATTACGAACGCATTATTCGCGATAAATCATCTGTGCCAAAGGTACGTCATTATATCCAAATGAACCCCATCGCCTGGGATGTCGATCAATCGCATCCACACAATTGCTGTAAAGAGTAAGCGCGATCGCCGTGCTTATGGTGAAATACAAACAGATTTGTGTACAAAACGAAATTGAGCTTCTACAGGCCAATAAAAAATAAGAATTAGTCAATAGGGTAGACTAATCTACCCTAATTGTCATTTAAAAACCGAGAAATCTTAGACTTTAAACTTCTCAGTAATCCGCTTCATAGCTTCTTCGACATTCTCGCGACTATTGAATGCAGAAATACGGAAATACCCTTCACCTGCTGCACCAAAACCCGAACCAGGAGTTCCGACTACATTGCAAGTATGCAGCAATTTATCAAAGAAATCCCAACTTGAAAGATTATTCGGTGTTTGTAACCAAACATAAGGCGCATTTACACCACCATACACGGCGATTCCAGCGGCGGTGAGTTGTTCGCGGATAATTTTAGCATTTTCGAGATAAAAGCTTACCAAGGCTTTAATTTGCGCTTGTCCTGCATCAGAATATACCGCTTCCGCACCGCGTTGCACGATATAAGAAACCCCATTGAACTTTGTCGATTGACGGCGGTTCCACAGTTTCCACAATTCTACATCCGAACCATCCGCAGCTTTGGCGGTGAGTGTTCTGGGAACAACTGTTAATGCACAACGAGTTCCTGTAAAACCTGCATTTTTAGAAAAAGAACGAAATTCGATCGCACAATCTCGCGCCCCGTCAATTTCATAAATCGAATGCGGTAATTCTGGATCGGTGATATAAGCTTCGTAGGCGGCATCAAAGAAGATAATTGAGTTATGCGCCTTGGCGTAGTCTACCCAGGATTTGAGGTGTTCTTTCGTCGCGGTTGCACCTGTAGGGTTATTGGGGAAGCACAGATAAATTAAATCAACTTTTTGCGTGGGAATTTCAGCAGTAAAGTTATTGTCTGCGGTAATTGGCAGATAGACTAAACCTGCATATTCGCCTTTATCATTAATTTCACCCGTATGCCCTGCCATAACATTGGTATCTACGTACACAGGATAAACGGGATCGGTGACAGCGATCGCATTATCATCACCAAAAATATCGAGAATATTGCCTGTATCGCACTTAGAACCGTCCGAGATAAAAATTTCTGAAGCATCGATGTCACATCCGCGTGCTTGAAAGTCATGCTTAGCAATTTTTTCCCTTAACCAAGCATAACCTTGTTCCGGACCGTAGCCTTTAAACGTCGCGCGATCGCCCATTTCTTCCACCGCTTTGATCATTGCATTACGACACGCTTGTGGTAATGGTTCAGTAACATCTCCAATCCCCAATCGAATAATATTAGCTTCTGGATTCGCGTCAGCAAAAGCATTCACCCGTCGGGCAATTTCTGGAAATAGGTAGCCTGCTTTAAGTTTGAGATAGTTATCGTTAATCGTTGCCATGTAGAATCGCCTTGAATACCGTAGAATAGCTTACTGCCAATTATCATAGAGGGGCGAGAGGTGAGAGGTGAGAGGTGAGGAAGGATATGAGAAAGCTTTATTTTTTGGTTCCAGGGACAGGTGATAAATTTGCGTGTGGTGGACTTTGGGCAGAGTTAAAAACCTTGCACTTGGTAAAGCAGGTGTGTCATGCAGAAGTTGTCACATACCGCCAAAAGGAAAAAGATACGCTGTTTCTCGATGATTTATTACAAAAAAACTTAGATGATGTGATTTTTGTGATTAGTTGGGGATTTGATGTTCCAAAACTTGCGCGTAAACTAGCAGCTTATAACGTTGTTTATCATGCTCATAGTACAGGTTACGGATTCAACTTACCTGCAAGTATTCCAATTATTACTGTTAGTCGTAACACGATGGGGTATTGGGGACAATATGCACCGAATTCGTTAATTTACTATTTACCCAATCAAATATCTGATGAATTTCAGAATTTACACCTCGAACGCGATATTGATGTCTTAGTTCAAGCAAGAAAATCTTCGTATTATCTCTTACAACAATTAATTCCCGCTTTAAAAAAACAATGTAATGTTGTTGTTGTTGATTCTTATGTAGAAGATTTAGCAAGACTGTTCAATTGTGCTAAGGTTTATCTTTACGACTCGGCTGAATATTGGGCAACACAAGGTGTTAGCGAAGGATTTGGACTGCAACCAATGGAAGCTATGGCGTGTGGTTGTCAAGTTTTCTCTAGTATCAATGGTGGGCTTTCTGATTACTTAGATCCAGGTTTCAACTGCTATAAGATTGCTGGTTATGCGCAAGATTATGATATTAAAAGGATTTTAAAAGTAATAGGAACATCAGCAGCAGTTACACTACCTGAATCATTTTTTGCAGAATATCGAACTGAAAATATTCTAAAACGCTTGCAAACTATTTTAGAGGATATCAATGAGTTTTTTAATTGTAAAAAACACTTATCTAGTAATATTCAGGACTTAACAACTACACGTATAGTACAACTAAGAATCCAGCGAGTATTAAATAAGCTAAAAAATAAGTTTTGATTGTTGAGTTAATTACCAATTACCAATTACCAAGTTAATTTAAATCTTCACGCACAACTCCCTCAAAATCTAAAATGAAGTCTGCACCATAAACTAGCGATGGTGTTTGAAATCCAGGGTAAAATTGTCCTGCAAGAACTCTCGAAACAACTTCTACGGCTGTCATTGTTGTTAACGTGTAACCTTCAGGACATTGCAGACGTGATGTTGCAGTTTTACCAGCGTCGTCTGTAACTTCTCCCCACAGTATACTTGCTCCTTGAGTGCGTTCTATTTCACTAGGTCCTGGTAACTGATTTTGAATCAAACGTTTTTGTAGGTTTTGCACGGGTGGTAGGCTTAGTAATCCACCGAGATAGCGCGTTGCAACCATTCCGATGCGCACCGGGGTGGGAAAGGCGGCGTAAACTTCAATGTTAGGAATACCTGTACTGTAAAAAGCAGTAGATACATCTCCCCAGGGAATTGTTACAGCGGTAACTACGCCTTTACCAAAATCAATTGTTCGCGTGTTCCAGGCTGCGGGAACAGAAGTGAGAACTCCATTACGACGTACTAAACCACCTTTACCTTGGGCTTCGACCATTGTTGTTGCTGTTCCGCGTGAAATTTTGCCTAGTGCTTGAAATGCAAGGGTGAGTTGTGTTGCGTTGGGAAGTCGAGTTTTGAGATGCGCAGCGAGACAATCAGAAGGAACAACATCAAAACCGACACCAGGAAGTAGCATAACCTCTGCGGCTTGGGCTGGGAAAGTTTGAGAGGCGATCGCTTCAAATACAGCAACTTCTCCGGTAATATCTAGATAATGCGTCTTTGTGCGTAAACATCCGGCAACGAGAGGTTTTGCTGTTTGCGAAAAAGGACCTGCACAGTTTAAAACAACTGGTACATCAGCTAACGCTTCGTCAACAGCGGCGGTATCTTCTAGGGTGAATGTACGATACTCTAAGCCTAATTCGGTCGCTAATGGTGCTATTTTTTGAGGATTACGCCCTGCAAGAATTGGCGTTAGCGCTTTTTGTACTGCTAATCGCGTGATGAGTTCTCCAGTGTAGCCGTTAGCACCGTACAGCAAGAATGAGGACATTTGTGCAAAAAAGATGCTCTTTTAAAGTAAAGGCATGACAATTTTGGGGGTGTTTGATGCGAATGGCAATCAACCGTTAGCATGATTTTTTAGTGTTCTTCTCAATTGGCTTTGGTAAGAAGAAATAAACCGCATAGTTAAAAGAGCAGCAAAGCCGAGTTAATCAGGCAATACGTAATAATTTAAGAATAAATTATCAAATTAATCTGTGTACTAGCAAGGTGGGTTTAGTGTCGAAACAAAAGTACAGTAAAAGAAATCATCGTCCCTATCCTCTCTATCGCTTACTCGAATACACTCGTCAATATCGCGGTCAAATTTGGTTGGCATCGCTGTATTCAGTGTTAAATAAAGTATTTGATTTAGCACCACCTGCTTTAATTGGTATTGCCGTTGATGTTGTTGTCAATCAGCAAGATTCAATCATTGCTCGTTGGGGTGTACAAGATGTTTATGCACAATTTATTGTTCTTTCCATTCTAACTGTTATTCTTTGGATTTTTGAGTCGCTTTTTGAATATGCTCATTCCCGACAATGGCGAAATTTAGCTCAAACAATTCAACACG from Chroogloeocystis siderophila 5.2 s.c.1 includes:
- a CDS encoding saccharopine dehydrogenase family protein; the encoded protein is MSSFLLYGANGYTGELITRLAVQKALTPILAGRNPQKIAPLATELGLEYRTFTLEDTAAVDEALADVPVVLNCAGPFSQTAKPLVAGCLRTKTHYLDITGEVAVFEAIASQTFPAQAAEVMLLPGVGFDVVPSDCLAAHLKTRLPNATQLTLAFQALGKISRGTATTMVEAQGKGGLVRRNGVLTSVPAAWNTRTIDFGKGVVTAVTIPWGDVSTAFYSTGIPNIEVYAAFPTPVRIGMVATRYLGGLLSLPPVQNLQKRLIQNQLPGPSEIERTQGASILWGEVTDDAGKTATSRLQCPEGYTLTTMTAVEVVSRVLAGQFYPGFQTPSLVYGADFILDFEGVVREDLN
- the fghA gene encoding S-formylglutathione hydrolase; the protein is MAASLKLTSEYRCFDGTVGFYCHQSETCNIEMRFAVYQPPQAKSERVPVLYFLSGLTCTEENFIVKAGAQRYAAEYGLMLVVPDTSPRNTGIAGEDEEWDIGTGAGFYVDATEVPWRSHYQMYSYIVRELPALIAENFSVQPEQGIFGHSMGGHGALVCALRNPDQYQSVSAFAPIVAPMQCPWGEKAFSRYLGTDRDSWRTYDATELVLNANYQRPILIDQGTVDKFLVDQLKLELFASACAKANQPLNLRMQPGYDHSYYFIATFIEDHIRHHAAALLN
- a CDS encoding SDR family NAD(P)-dependent oxidoreductase, translating into MLRSRQFKADFATCDGVEALYSQIKATEPVEAIAINTDVGGDFARETNLQDELNLINLNVVSSVHLAKRVVKDMVERGKGRILFTSSIAALMPEPFEAVYAASKAFVHSFTEGLRNELKDTGVTVTSLMPEPTDTNFFHRAGMDDTRAGASKKDDPAEIAKQGFEALMAGKDSIIAGAVMTKIQGNVSKVLPDNIAAE
- a CDS encoding glutathione S-transferase family protein, which produces MSSTQDENKKAIATKRGKLPSKWIVWLGKFVWTNLWHMMMSKLAPRDRSGAYIRPNSEFRNFVSLAQGSSYPPAIGRYQLYVGMSCPWAHRTLVVRALKGLEDAISVSTVSPSPLEGGWILDKEENGCRTLAQVYQLAQPGYAGRSTVPVLWDKNTKTIVNNESSEIIAMLNSQFNQFAKHPTRDLYPEQLREKIDWWNEKIYHAVNNGVYRCGFAQTQEAYEQACNELFATLNEIDTALDSNRYLCGESVSLADVRLFTTLFRFDVVYHGLFKCNRRRIQDYPNLGPYLRDLYQLPGVAETCDIEAVKQDYYGNLFPLNPGGIIPCGPEVSLLEPHSRKKVGHTKMIGNW
- a CDS encoding transposase, which translates into the protein MTVALPCPYQGKFGKPIPGSLPTIVGSFKSAATKRINIIRNAPKTPVWQHNYYERIIRDKSSVPKVRHYIQMNPIAWDVDQSHPHNCCKE
- a CDS encoding S-(hydroxymethyl)glutathione dehydrogenase/class III alcohol dehydrogenase, producing MDVKAAVAFEADKPLSIETVQLEGPKAGEVLVEIKATGICHTDAFTLSGADPEGLFPAILGHEGAGVVVEVGAGVTSLKGGDRVIPLYTPECRQCEYCLSRKTNLCQAIRPTQGRGVMPDGTSRFSLDGTMLHHYMGTSTFANYTILPEIAVAKIREDAPFDKVCYIGCGVTTGIGAVIYTAKVEPGAKVIVFGLGGIGLNVIQGARMVGAEMIVGVDINPSKRALAEKFGMTHFVNPKEVEGDLVPYLVDLTKGGADYTFECIGNVNVMRQALECCHKGWGVSVIIGVAAAGQEICTRPFQLVTGRVWKGSAFGGARGRTDVPKIVDWYMEGKINIDDLITHTMPLERINDAFDLMHKGESIRSVVTF
- a CDS encoding LL-diaminopimelate aminotransferase, which codes for MATINDNYLKLKAGYLFPEIARRVNAFADANPEANIIRLGIGDVTEPLPQACRNAMIKAVEEMGDRATFKGYGPEQGYAWLREKIAKHDFQARGCDIDASEIFISDGSKCDTGNILDIFGDDNAIAVTDPVYPVYVDTNVMAGHTGEINDKGEYAGLVYLPITADNNFTAEIPTQKVDLIYLCFPNNPTGATATKEHLKSWVDYAKAHNSIIFFDAAYEAYITDPELPHSIYEIDGARDCAIEFRSFSKNAGFTGTRCALTVVPRTLTAKAADGSDVELWKLWNRRQSTKFNGVSYIVQRGAEAVYSDAGQAQIKALVSFYLENAKIIREQLTAAGIAVYGGVNAPYVWLQTPNNLSSWDFFDKLLHTCNVVGTPGSGFGAAGEGYFRISAFNSRENVEEAMKRITEKFKV
- a CDS encoding RNA recognition motif domain-containing protein — its product is MSIYVGNLSYQVEQEDLKQVFLEYGDVKSVQLPTDRETGRVRGFAFVEMGTEAEEAAAIEALDGAEWMGRNLKVNKAKPREDRSSGGGRRGNGGGGYSRRY
- the rpsU gene encoding 30S ribosomal protein S21 gives rise to the protein MTQIILGENEGIDSALRRFKRQVSKAGIFPDMRKNRHFETPIEKRKRKELTKHKQRKQGKRRY
- a CDS encoding alanine--glyoxylate aminotransferase family protein translates to MTQTISINDKQRLQLAPLEMPNRLLLGPGPSNAHPDVLQAMNKKPVGHLDPTFLALMDEIQSLLRYVWQTENPLTIAISGTGTAAMEATIANSVEPGDVVLIGVSGYFGNRLVDMAGRYGADVRTITKPWGQVFSLEELRTAVETYRPAILALVHAETSTGARQPLEGVGELCREFNCLLLVDTVTSLGGVPIFLDAWGVDLAYSCSQKGLGCPPGASPFTMSARAMEKLQQRQNKVANWYLDMTLLSKYWGQERFYHHTAPINLYYALREALRLVAEEGLANCWQRHQKNVEYLWEGLEDLGLKLHVEREFRLPTLTTVCIPEGVDGKAVARQLLNEYNIEIGGGLGELAGKVWRVGLMGINSRKESVDQLLGALRQVLPN
- a CDS encoding glycosyltransferase, which encodes MRKLYFLVPGTGDKFACGGLWAELKTLHLVKQVCHAEVVTYRQKEKDTLFLDDLLQKNLDDVIFVISWGFDVPKLARKLAAYNVVYHAHSTGYGFNLPASIPIITVSRNTMGYWGQYAPNSLIYYLPNQISDEFQNLHLERDIDVLVQARKSSYYLLQQLIPALKKQCNVVVVDSYVEDLARLFNCAKVYLYDSAEYWATQGVSEGFGLQPMEAMACGCQVFSSINGGLSDYLDPGFNCYKIAGYAQDYDIKRILKVIGTSAAVTLPESFFAEYRTENILKRLQTILEDINEFFNCKKHLSSNIQDLTTTRIVQLRIQRVLNKLKNKF